The following are from one region of the Candidatus Dormiibacterota bacterium genome:
- a CDS encoding PD-(D/E)XK nuclease family protein, producing the protein MQTTVAKRSRGLFDPKSKSPFKLSRSRLDLFLNCSRCFYIDRRLGVDRPAGFPFNLNSAVDTLLKKEFDIHRVNGTRHPLQETYKVDAIPYQHLKMDVWRNNFKGVEYHHKLTNLMIFGAVDDIWINPSQELIVVDYKATSKNGEVGIDADWQIGYRRQMEIYQWLLRKNKFNVARTGYFVYCNGRKDAKAFDGKLEFDIKVIPYKGDDSWVEQAIIDARRCLGEDSIPKASPSCDYCNYIEGVHTVTQKKPQLELI; encoded by the coding sequence ATGCAGACTACAGTAGCCAAACGGAGCAGGGGGCTGTTTGATCCGAAGTCAAAAAGTCCGTTTAAGCTCAGCCGCAGCCGGCTGGACCTGTTTTTGAACTGCTCAAGATGCTTTTATATCGATCGCCGGCTTGGCGTAGACCGCCCGGCCGGTTTTCCGTTTAACTTAAACAGCGCTGTAGACACACTTCTTAAAAAAGAGTTCGACATTCATCGGGTAAACGGCACTAGGCACCCTCTGCAGGAGACTTATAAGGTAGATGCCATTCCTTACCAACACCTGAAAATGGATGTTTGGCGGAACAACTTTAAGGGGGTGGAGTACCACCACAAGCTGACCAATCTGATGATATTCGGAGCAGTCGATGATATTTGGATTAACCCATCTCAGGAACTGATTGTAGTGGATTACAAGGCCACTTCAAAAAATGGTGAAGTGGGGATTGATGCCGATTGGCAAATAGGCTACCGCCGACAGATGGAGATCTACCAGTGGCTGTTGCGCAAGAACAAGTTTAATGTGGCCCGCACCGGCTACTTTGTGTACTGCAATGGTCGTAAAGATGCCAAAGCCTTTGATGGCAAGCTGGAGTTCGACATTAAAGTGATTCCCTATAAGGGGGATGACAGCTGGGTGGAACAGGCCATAATTGACGCCCGCCGCTGTCTGGGGGAGGATAGCATCCCAAAGGCTTCACCTTCTTGCGATTACTGCAATTATATTGAAGGCGTCCACACTGTTACCCAGAAGAAGCCCCAGCTCGAACTGATATAA
- a CDS encoding 4a-hydroxytetrahydrobiopterin dehydratase: MDSELLEKIKKLENWHEQDEKLHAEFKFTDFNEAFAFMTRVAMLAEKMQHHPDMSNFYNVVQITLWTHKYKTIRPKDVEMAEEIDKLR, from the coding sequence ATGGATAGTGAGCTTTTAGAAAAGATTAAGAAGCTAGAAAACTGGCACGAGCAAGATGAAAAGCTGCATGCCGAATTCAAGTTTACAGACTTCAATGAAGCTTTCGCGTTTATGACGCGAGTTGCCATGCTGGCCGAGAAGATGCAGCACCACCCCGATATGAGCAATTTTTATAACGTGGTCCAAATAACCCTCTGGACCCATAAATATAAGACGATCCGACCAAAAGACGTAGAGATGGCAGAGGAGATAGATAAACTTAGGTAA